One part of the Oncorhynchus clarkii lewisi isolate Uvic-CL-2024 chromosome 7, UVic_Ocla_1.0, whole genome shotgun sequence genome encodes these proteins:
- the LOC139414030 gene encoding E3 ubiquitin-protein ligase TRIM21-like isoform X2: MSIFSNVLSEEQFLCSVCLDVFTEPVSIPCGHNFCKACISEYWNSSVLCQCPLCKDTFNRRPDLKTNTTLRDLSQRDAEREIAGSVEVFTALVRSIERSQAELIEVVEEKQKAAERQAEGLIEELEQEITELLRRGTELDYVHQNSPSPIKGWSEISVHRDLHVGTVRKALSQLEEMLHNEMEKLCNAELKMIRQWSVNVTLDPDTAHPKLIVSEDRKQVSYGDIRQNIPDNPKRFECYLSVLGKEGFSSGRFYFEVQVRGKIEWEVGVARESIIRKGPTAVSPEGGLWALYMNRNKYIAKDTPHMHLFLSQKPQKVGVFVDYEEGQISFYDVENRSHIYSFTGCTFTEKLYPFLNPCNNSEGPNTAPLVISPVNHTD; this comes from the exons ATGTCCATCTTCAGCAATGTCCTGTCTGAAGAGCAGTTCCtgtgctctgtctgtctggatgtgttCACTGAGCCAGTCTCTATTCCATGTGGACACAACTTCTGCAAGGCCTGTATCAGTGAATACTGGAACAGCAGTGTCCTGTGCCAGTGTCCACTGTGTAAGGACACATTCAATAGAAGACCTGACCTAAAAACCAACACAACACTCAGAGAT CTCAgccagagagatgcagagagagagatagcaggaaGTGTGGAGGTCTTCACTGCTCTGGTGCGCTCCATTGAGAGAAGTCAGGCAGAGCTCATTGAGGTGGTTGAGGAGAAGCAGAAAGCAGCAGAGAGGCAGGCTGAAGGGCTCATTGAAGAACTGGAGCAGGAAATCACTGAGCTGCTGAGGAGAGGCACTGAGCTGGACTACGTCCACCAGAACTCCCCATCCCCAATCAAGGGCTGGTCTGAGATCAGTGTTCACAGGGATCTGCATGTAGGAACTGTGAGGAAAGCTCTTTCTCAGCTGGAGGAGATGCTTCATAATGAGATGGAGAAGTTGTGTAATGCTGAGCTGAAGATGATACGTCAGTGGTCAGTGAATGTGACTCTGGATCCTGATACAGCACACCCCAAGCTCATTGTGTCTGAGGACAGGAAACAAGTGAGCTATGGAGACATACGGCAGAATATCCCTGACAACCCAAAGAGGTTTGAATGTTATCTATCGGTCCTGGGAAAGGAGGGCTTCTCCTCAGGAAGATTCTACTTTGAGGTTCAGGTTAGAGGGAAGATTGAGTGGGAGGTAGGAGTGGCCAGAGAGTCCATCATCAGGAAGGGCCCAACGGCTGTAAGCCCTGAGGGTGGACTCTGGGCTCTGTATATGAATAGGAATAAGTATATAGCCAAGGACACACCCCATATGCACCTCTTCCTGAGTCAGAAACCCCAGAAGGTGGGGGTGTTTGTGGATTACGAGGAGGGTCAGATCTCCTTTTATGATGTAGAAAACAGGTCTCATATCTACTCTTTCACTGGTTGTACCTTCACTGAGAAACTATATCCATTCTTGAACCCCTGTAATAATTCTGAGGGTCCAAACACAGCCCCATTGGTCATCTCTCCTGTCAATCACACTGACTGA
- the LOC139414030 gene encoding E3 ubiquitin-protein ligase TRIM21-like isoform X1 translates to MSIFSNVLSEEQFLCSVCLDVFTEPVSIPCGHNFCKACISEYWNSSVLCQCPLCKDTFNRRPDLKTNTTLRDVADHFKRMKVSDREESSSKPGEVAQVRQMIQERLQKVKEIKLSVELSQRDAEREIAGSVEVFTALVRSIERSQAELIEVVEEKQKAAERQAEGLIEELEQEITELLRRGTELDYVHQNSPSPIKGWSEISVHRDLHVGTVRKALSQLEEMLHNEMEKLCNAELKMIRQWSVNVTLDPDTAHPKLIVSEDRKQVSYGDIRQNIPDNPKRFECYLSVLGKEGFSSGRFYFEVQVRGKIEWEVGVARESIIRKGPTAVSPEGGLWALYMNRNKYIAKDTPHMHLFLSQKPQKVGVFVDYEEGQISFYDVENRSHIYSFTGCTFTEKLYPFLNPCNNSEGPNTAPLVISPVNHTD, encoded by the coding sequence ATGTCCATCTTCAGCAATGTCCTGTCTGAAGAGCAGTTCCtgtgctctgtctgtctggatgtgttCACTGAGCCAGTCTCTATTCCATGTGGACACAACTTCTGCAAGGCCTGTATCAGTGAATACTGGAACAGCAGTGTCCTGTGCCAGTGTCCACTGTGTAAGGACACATTCAATAGAAGACCTGACCTAAAAACCAACACAACACTCAGAGATGTTGCAGATCATTTTAAGAGGATGAAGGTCTCAGACAGAGAGGAGTCCTCTTCCAAGCCTGGAGAAGTAGCACAAGTGAGGCAGATGATCCAGGAGCGACTGCAGAAGGTTAAGGAGATCAAACTCTCAGTAGAGCTCAgccagagagatgcagagagagagatagcaggaaGTGTGGAGGTCTTCACTGCTCTGGTGCGCTCCATTGAGAGAAGTCAGGCAGAGCTCATTGAGGTGGTTGAGGAGAAGCAGAAAGCAGCAGAGAGGCAGGCTGAAGGGCTCATTGAAGAACTGGAGCAGGAAATCACTGAGCTGCTGAGGAGAGGCACTGAGCTGGACTACGTCCACCAGAACTCCCCATCCCCAATCAAGGGCTGGTCTGAGATCAGTGTTCACAGGGATCTGCATGTAGGAACTGTGAGGAAAGCTCTTTCTCAGCTGGAGGAGATGCTTCATAATGAGATGGAGAAGTTGTGTAATGCTGAGCTGAAGATGATACGTCAGTGGTCAGTGAATGTGACTCTGGATCCTGATACAGCACACCCCAAGCTCATTGTGTCTGAGGACAGGAAACAAGTGAGCTATGGAGACATACGGCAGAATATCCCTGACAACCCAAAGAGGTTTGAATGTTATCTATCGGTCCTGGGAAAGGAGGGCTTCTCCTCAGGAAGATTCTACTTTGAGGTTCAGGTTAGAGGGAAGATTGAGTGGGAGGTAGGAGTGGCCAGAGAGTCCATCATCAGGAAGGGCCCAACGGCTGTAAGCCCTGAGGGTGGACTCTGGGCTCTGTATATGAATAGGAATAAGTATATAGCCAAGGACACACCCCATATGCACCTCTTCCTGAGTCAGAAACCCCAGAAGGTGGGGGTGTTTGTGGATTACGAGGAGGGTCAGATCTCCTTTTATGATGTAGAAAACAGGTCTCATATCTACTCTTTCACTGGTTGTACCTTCACTGAGAAACTATATCCATTCTTGAACCCCTGTAATAATTCTGAGGGTCCAAACACAGCCCCATTGGTCATCTCTCCTGTCAATCACACTGACTGA